One Coprobacter tertius genomic region harbors:
- a CDS encoding GumC family protein, with product MDNNTGINKNNDIFDLNKLLKKYLNHWYLFAISIVVCSLIAYLYTRITPPIYQINANILIKQDDKSSGSGLQSAMLKNFSFGSMLGGGGEVNDELYVLSSHTVIKEAIEELGLNKKYILKKNFLNKKDVYKNSPLDILTDRNIADTLKVGILFKIRIKKDGNIKVKATKGFETIASTEAKELPCSINTPYGTFVITKTPLYKNGQPLSMNIYFSGYSATAEIMNRKLDISITNKKANLISLSIRDIEIERGKDLLNKLITIYNQKGIEEKNLEATNTAKFIDERIALISKELSDAESLVEKYKKENNLTDISTEAKIILEQNGDFKAKLIEAETQYKIIDLIERFLQDPQNKYSQIPFATGLSDKASTEALQGYNELLLQRMRLMQTAKETSPAVVILNQQIDATRKNVDMTVKNLKSSILIGLNDLKEQENKFMARIKGMPTQEREFLDIKRQQVIKEELYIFLLQKKEENALALAITTPKGQIVDSAYNLYKPVSKSNLSILLIGFFVGLILPIFYFYLKELLRNKFSTKDELERITNIPILGEICQSHSKQNIVVKDGENSSISELFRLIRTNIQFILKGKEEKVVLVTSSVSGEGKSFISSNFAASLALLGKKVVLVGMDIRNPRLGEYLNINSKYGLTNYLSEGVTDYNEIIIHDAVRKNMDVIIAGPIPPNPSELLLSDRVDLLFADLRKDYDYIIIDSAPIGMVSDTFSLARISDATIYVCRANYTSRDNIRYVNQIIAENRLNKVSLVINGTNAKQGYGYGYGQNNA from the coding sequence ATGGATAATAATACCGGCATCAACAAAAACAATGATATTTTCGATCTGAACAAACTTTTAAAAAAATACCTCAATCATTGGTATTTATTCGCCATATCAATTGTCGTATGCTCTCTTATAGCATATTTATATACAAGAATCACCCCGCCCATTTATCAGATCAATGCAAATATTCTTATTAAACAAGATGATAAAAGCTCGGGATCGGGCCTGCAATCGGCAATGCTTAAGAATTTTTCATTCGGTAGCATGTTAGGCGGAGGCGGAGAAGTAAACGACGAATTATACGTTTTGTCTTCCCATACGGTGATTAAAGAGGCTATCGAAGAATTAGGGTTGAATAAAAAATACATCCTGAAGAAAAATTTTTTGAATAAAAAAGATGTTTATAAAAACTCTCCTCTCGACATACTTACCGATCGTAATATCGCCGATACACTGAAAGTAGGTATACTATTTAAGATACGTATTAAAAAAGACGGTAATATCAAGGTAAAAGCGACAAAAGGTTTCGAAACAATCGCAAGTACCGAAGCAAAAGAATTACCCTGCTCTATAAATACTCCATATGGAACATTTGTTATCACAAAAACACCTTTATATAAAAACGGCCAGCCACTGAGTATGAACATTTATTTCTCCGGTTACAGCGCTACGGCCGAAATAATGAACCGCAAACTGGATATTTCTATTACCAATAAAAAAGCAAACCTAATAAGTCTTTCGATTCGAGATATTGAAATCGAAAGGGGAAAAGACCTTTTAAACAAACTGATTACTATATATAATCAAAAAGGAATCGAAGAAAAAAATCTCGAAGCTACCAATACGGCAAAATTCATAGATGAAAGAATTGCTCTGATCTCAAAAGAACTCTCAGATGCAGAAAGTCTCGTAGAAAAATACAAAAAAGAAAATAATCTTACCGATATAAGTACCGAAGCCAAAATTATTCTCGAACAAAACGGAGATTTCAAAGCAAAACTGATTGAGGCCGAAACCCAATACAAAATTATAGATCTCATCGAACGTTTTCTGCAAGATCCCCAAAATAAATATTCTCAGATACCTTTCGCCACCGGACTGAGCGACAAAGCATCGACTGAAGCCTTACAAGGTTACAATGAGCTTCTGTTACAAAGAATGCGGCTCATGCAAACTGCTAAAGAAACCAGCCCTGCCGTTGTGATTCTAAATCAACAAATAGATGCTACACGAAAAAATGTAGATATGACCGTTAAGAATCTAAAATCGAGTATTCTTATCGGACTTAACGATCTAAAAGAGCAAGAAAACAAATTCATGGCCCGTATCAAAGGTATGCCTACTCAAGAAAGAGAGTTTCTCGATATAAAACGTCAGCAAGTAATCAAGGAGGAACTTTATATTTTCCTACTACAAAAAAAAGAAGAAAATGCACTGGCTTTGGCGATAACAACACCTAAAGGCCAAATCGTAGATTCGGCATATAATTTATACAAACCGGTAAGCAAATCAAATCTTTCAATTCTGCTCATCGGATTCTTCGTAGGCTTAATTTTACCGATATTCTACTTTTATCTGAAAGAATTACTCAGAAATAAATTCTCGACAAAAGATGAACTTGAAAGAATTACCAATATCCCTATTTTGGGAGAAATTTGCCAAAGTCACTCAAAACAAAATATTGTAGTTAAAGACGGTGAAAATTCTTCAATATCTGAATTGTTCAGATTGATACGAACCAATATACAATTTATACTCAAAGGAAAAGAAGAAAAGGTAGTACTGGTAACATCCAGTGTAAGCGGAGAAGGCAAATCTTTTATCAGTAGTAATTTCGCTGCCTCTTTAGCATTGCTGGGTAAAAAAGTGGTATTGGTAGGGATGGACATACGCAATCCACGCTTGGGTGAATATCTCAATATCAATTCCAAATATGGACTTACCAATTATCTTTCAGAGGGGGTAACAGATTATAACGAAATCATTATACATGATGCCGTTAGGAAAAATATGGACGTAATTATTGCAGGTCCTATCCCTCCGAATCCATCAGAATTATTACTTTCCGACAGGGTAGATTTACTTTTTGCAGATTTAAGAAAAGACTACGATTATATTATTATCGATTCGGCTCCGATTGGCATGGTTTCCGATACATTCAGCCTCGCCCGTATATCAGACGCAACGATATATGTATGTCGGGCTAATTATACGTCTCGCGATAACATCAGATATGTGAACCAAATTATTGCCGAAAACCGATTGAATAAAGTTTCTTTGGTCATCAATGGAACAAATGCAAAGCAAGGATACGGTTACGGATACGGTCAGAACAATGCATAA
- a CDS encoding Hsp20/alpha crystallin family protein: MTPAKNSQNWLPGIFNDFFGNEWITKTNSSAPAINIIEDDKAYKVEVAAPGLTKDDFNVRIDDNDHLVITVENKKENEEKDKKGKYLRREFSYSQFQQTLVLPENIEENAIEAKQENGVLTVTIPKKALPESKEPKQIKVK; the protein is encoded by the coding sequence ATGACACCTGCAAAAAATTCACAAAACTGGTTACCGGGAATTTTCAATGACTTTTTCGGAAATGAATGGATCACAAAAACAAATAGTTCGGCTCCCGCAATCAATATTATCGAAGACGACAAAGCATACAAAGTCGAAGTAGCCGCTCCGGGGCTTACCAAAGACGACTTTAATGTTCGCATCGACGATAACGACCATCTGGTTATCACCGTAGAAAATAAAAAAGAAAATGAAGAGAAAGATAAAAAAGGGAAATATCTACGCCGTGAATTTTCTTACTCCCAATTCCAGCAAACTCTCGTGTTACCCGAAAATATCGAAGAAAATGCAATAGAGGCTAAGCAAGAAAACGGTGTGCTTACTGTTACTATTCCTAAAAAAGCCTTACCGGAATCCAAGGAACCCAAACAAATTAAAGTGAAATAA
- a CDS encoding polysaccharide biosynthesis/export family protein yields MKTKLLLLFIVPFLVLSCKSKSDIIYFQTLGNSNITDQAINYEPKITPDDQLSISVSAADPEAVANFNLPALSYLTPGEKQLAVTPSLQTYLVDQNGNIDFPIIGKLTVAGLTRQQLAEQLKEKISVYVTDPLVNVQIMNFKVNVIGEVTTPGSFPVASDRISILDAISLAGDLTIYGNRSNVLLIRENNGKKEFYRYDLTDPALFSSPYYYLQQNDVIYVEPNKSRQGNSKYNQNKQFNISVMSTVISAVSVITSLCIALIK; encoded by the coding sequence ATGAAGACAAAATTACTCTTATTATTTATTGTACCTTTTCTCGTTTTATCTTGTAAATCAAAGTCCGATATTATCTATTTTCAGACACTCGGAAATTCAAATATAACCGATCAGGCTATTAATTACGAACCCAAGATAACACCTGATGACCAGTTATCGATCTCGGTTTCCGCCGCTGATCCCGAAGCTGTGGCAAATTTCAATCTTCCGGCTCTCAGTTATCTCACCCCCGGAGAAAAGCAACTAGCCGTGACCCCTTCTTTACAAACCTATCTTGTAGACCAAAACGGGAATATAGATTTCCCGATAATCGGAAAACTAACTGTCGCCGGCCTTACCCGGCAACAGTTAGCTGAACAGCTCAAAGAAAAAATAAGTGTTTACGTTACCGATCCGCTGGTGAATGTACAAATCATGAATTTTAAAGTAAACGTTATAGGCGAAGTAACTACTCCCGGTTCTTTCCCTGTAGCCAGCGACCGAATATCTATCCTCGATGCCATATCATTGGCAGGAGACTTGACCATTTACGGAAATCGGTCGAATGTATTGCTCATAAGGGAAAACAATGGAAAAAAAGAATTTTACAGATACGATCTTACCGATCCGGCGCTCTTTTCCTCTCCATACTATTACTTACAACAGAATGATGTTATTTACGTAGAACCTAATAAATCACGACAAGGGAACTCTAAATACAACCAAAACAAACAGTTCAATATCTCTGTCATGTCAACAGTGATCAGTGCTGTTTCGGTTATCACATCATTATGTATCGCTTTAATTAAATAA
- a CDS encoding exo-beta-N-acetylmuramidase NamZ family protein produces the protein MRLLYSFVIILAFSFVSVTVSAGVRVGADRMELLLPLLKDKKVGLVVNHTSLLSGRGVHLLDTLIAEGVMIKKIFAPEHGFRGYADAGETVDNSFDERTGLPVISLYGKNKKPTNDQFNGLDVIVFDIQDVGARFYTYISTLLYVMQTCAETGKPIIVLDRPNPNDYVDGPIMEDSLKSFVGALPLPVLYGLTIGELSHMIVGEKWYGKNELSLTVIPVSGWSHGQPYALPVKPSPNLPDMRAVRFYPSLCFFEATRVSVGRGTKYPFQIIGAPNKKYGNFTFTPRSLPGYDKNPLQKGVLCYGIDLRDSIMPEGLTLTYLLRFYRLSGEKEKFFSSPSFFDKLMGNRRVRQDILSGKSENEIKDRWASELQEYKKMRKKYLMYPDYK, from the coding sequence ATGAGATTATTGTATTCTTTTGTTATAATCCTCGCTTTTTCTTTCGTTTCTGTGACAGTATCGGCTGGAGTTCGTGTCGGAGCCGATCGTATGGAACTTCTTCTTCCTCTATTAAAAGATAAAAAAGTAGGTTTGGTAGTCAATCATACTTCTTTACTTTCGGGTAGGGGAGTGCATTTGCTCGATACTCTTATAGCAGAAGGTGTAATGATAAAAAAGATTTTTGCACCGGAACATGGTTTTCGCGGATATGCGGATGCGGGAGAAACTGTTGATAATAGTTTCGACGAGCGTACCGGCTTACCTGTTATTTCCCTTTACGGTAAAAATAAAAAGCCGACCAACGACCAGTTTAATGGTCTTGATGTCATTGTTTTTGACATACAGGATGTAGGGGCACGGTTTTATACATACATAAGTACTTTGTTATATGTAATGCAAACTTGTGCCGAGACTGGTAAACCTATCATCGTTCTCGATCGGCCGAATCCGAACGATTATGTTGACGGACCGATTATGGAAGATTCTCTGAAATCCTTTGTCGGAGCTTTACCTTTGCCGGTATTATATGGCCTTACGATCGGAGAGCTTTCCCATATGATCGTTGGAGAAAAATGGTATGGTAAAAACGAATTGTCTTTAACGGTAATTCCTGTTTCTGGTTGGTCTCACGGTCAACCATACGCTCTGCCGGTAAAACCCTCACCGAATCTTCCGGATATGAGAGCGGTGCGGTTTTATCCTTCGTTATGTTTTTTTGAAGCCACCCGGGTAAGTGTGGGGCGTGGAACAAAATATCCGTTTCAAATTATCGGAGCTCCGAATAAAAAATATGGAAATTTTACATTTACCCCTCGTTCTCTACCCGGATATGATAAAAATCCTTTGCAAAAGGGAGTTCTTTGTTATGGAATTGATTTACGAGATTCGATAATGCCCGAGGGGCTTACACTTACTTATCTTCTCCGTTTTTACCGGTTGTCTGGAGAAAAAGAAAAGTTTTTTTCGAGTCCTTCGTTTTTTGATAAACTGATGGGCAACCGCCGGGTTAGACAGGATATTTTGTCCGGTAAATCTGAAAACGAAATAAAAGATCGCTGGGCAAGTGAATTACAAGAATATAAGAAAATGCGGAAAAAATATCTTATGTACCCCGATTATAAGTAA
- a CDS encoding lipopolysaccharide biosynthesis protein codes for MSEIKNIFIKIRWYLNKGNNRSKQLKKSLVSCLIIKIISVAISLLMIPMCINYINAEQYGIWLTLSTIVLWLGFFDIGLANGLRNKFAEAKAKGDTRLAKEYVSTTFFILSLIFGATWVIFMVLNRYIDWNVFFHISIKGTELNSLFSIIITYFCLQNIFKILSTVLLADQKPGWSSFFDMLGQLFALIIIWVMMQLIPGSLLKLGITLCFVPLVVWVIANFFFFKGSYKAYSPSIKSINKARIKDILNLGVKFFIIQIACVIQFQTANFIIAHFFSAVEVTNYNIVYKYFNVLAMTFTIFLSPFWSAITDAWTLKDMSWIKNTTQKYVIIATAFNICGLIMLIVAPVVIRFWVGKEIAGNIDNILLVLCYIYVAITLYTTLFVNILNGMGILRTQYILALISPIIYIAITYIFIDKFNLGTYSIYIALIASNINGFIAPFQYYKLIRKHHIKTNVNNVCIQN; via the coding sequence ATGAGCGAAATCAAGAACATATTTATTAAAATACGTTGGTATTTAAATAAAGGCAACAACAGAAGCAAACAATTAAAAAAAAGTTTAGTATCATGCCTTATTATAAAAATTATCAGCGTCGCTATCAGTTTGCTCATGATTCCTATGTGTATCAACTATATAAATGCAGAGCAATACGGGATATGGCTGACTTTAAGTACGATTGTTCTATGGCTCGGATTCTTTGATATAGGCCTCGCAAACGGTCTACGCAATAAATTTGCAGAAGCAAAGGCCAAAGGCGATACCCGATTGGCAAAAGAATATGTAAGTACTACGTTTTTTATCCTTTCCCTCATTTTCGGAGCTACATGGGTTATCTTCATGGTACTCAACAGATATATAGACTGGAACGTATTTTTCCATATATCGATAAAGGGAACCGAACTGAACTCTCTTTTCAGTATCATCATTACCTATTTCTGCCTGCAGAATATATTCAAGATACTATCGACCGTATTACTGGCTGATCAGAAACCCGGGTGGAGTTCTTTCTTCGACATGTTGGGACAATTATTTGCCCTCATTATTATTTGGGTCATGATGCAACTTATACCAGGCTCATTACTTAAATTAGGAATCACTCTCTGCTTCGTTCCCCTTGTAGTATGGGTAATTGCTAATTTTTTCTTCTTCAAAGGAAGTTATAAAGCCTATTCTCCTTCTATAAAATCGATCAACAAAGCCCGTATAAAAGATATCCTGAATCTGGGCGTTAAGTTTTTTATCATTCAAATCGCTTGCGTAATCCAGTTTCAGACAGCAAACTTTATTATCGCCCATTTCTTTTCAGCTGTGGAAGTAACCAACTACAATATCGTATATAAGTATTTCAACGTTTTGGCAATGACCTTTACGATATTCCTCAGTCCGTTTTGGTCTGCCATAACCGATGCATGGACATTGAAAGATATGAGTTGGATTAAAAATACAACACAAAAATATGTGATTATCGCTACCGCATTCAATATATGCGGTCTTATCATGCTTATTGTCGCACCCGTCGTCATCCGATTCTGGGTCGGGAAAGAAATTGCCGGTAACATCGATAATATATTACTGGTTTTGTGCTATATTTATGTAGCTATTACTTTATACACGACTTTATTTGTAAATATATTGAACGGTATGGGAATATTGCGCACGCAATATATACTCGCTCTCATATCCCCGATTATATATATTGCGATTACTTACATCTTTATCGATAAATTTAATTTAGGTACGTACAGCATTTACATCGCTTTAATAGCATCCAACATCAACGGATTTATAGCCCCCTTCCAGTATTATAAACTTATACGTAAACATCATATAAAAACAAACGTAAATAACGTCTGCATACAAAACTAA
- a CDS encoding glutamine synthetase III family protein: protein MSSLRFRVVEEAFKKKAVAVERPEERPSDYFAKYVFNREKMFRYLPRTAYDALVDAIDNGKPLDREIADMVAAGMKKWAIEMGVTHYTHWFHPLTDGTAEKHDAFVEQDGNGGVVEEFSGKLLIQQEGDASSFPNGGIRNTFEARGYSAWDPSSPAFIVGDTLCIPTVFISYTGEALDYKAPLLKSLGAVTEAALDVCRYFDKNVKKVYSYLGWEQEYFLVDEGLYAARPDLLLTGRTLMGHESSKNQQLEDHYFGAIPTRVSAFMQELEIESLKLGIPVKTRHNEVAPNQFELAPIYEECNLANDHNQVIMELMRRIARRHGFRVLLHEKPFKGVNGSGKHNNWSLGTDTGVQLLSPGKTPEDNLQFVTFLVNVIMAVYKHNGLLKASISSATNAHRLGANEAPPAIISIFLGSQMSQVLDELENCSDDTTISFHGKTGVNLNIPKIPELLMDNTDRNRTSPFAFTGNRFEFRAVGSSANCASAMIVLNAAVAHQLKLFKIEVDKLIESGIPKEKSILSVLKSYIRESRPIRFDGNGYSDAWKEEACRRGLDCETSVPVIFDAYLRPSSIRMFSETGVMNAVELAARNEVKWETYTKKVQIEARVMGDLVLNHILPVATRFQSMLLDTVCKIKNVFPEEEAAEISARDIDIIRKIAFHSTAIQDKVAAMVDARKLANKIENEREKAVAYHDTVVPKLDEIRYHTDKLELMIDNQMWPLPKYRELLFVR, encoded by the coding sequence ATGTCATCTTTACGTTTTAGAGTTGTAGAAGAGGCTTTTAAAAAAAAGGCGGTAGCTGTAGAACGCCCTGAAGAACGCCCTTCTGATTACTTTGCAAAATATGTTTTCAATCGGGAAAAAATGTTCCGTTATCTTCCCCGTACGGCGTATGATGCGTTAGTAGATGCTATTGATAACGGTAAACCGTTAGATCGGGAAATTGCCGATATGGTGGCCGCGGGAATGAAAAAATGGGCGATTGAAATGGGGGTTACACATTATACGCATTGGTTTCACCCGCTTACCGATGGAACTGCCGAAAAGCATGATGCATTTGTAGAGCAAGATGGAAATGGCGGAGTCGTAGAAGAGTTTTCCGGTAAATTACTGATACAGCAGGAAGGTGATGCTTCGAGTTTTCCTAATGGTGGCATACGGAATACTTTTGAAGCTCGGGGATATTCCGCCTGGGATCCCTCTTCACCTGCATTTATCGTAGGTGATACGTTATGTATACCCACGGTATTTATTTCGTACACCGGAGAAGCTCTCGATTACAAGGCGCCTTTGTTGAAATCGTTGGGGGCTGTTACCGAAGCGGCTCTCGATGTATGTCGTTATTTCGATAAAAACGTAAAGAAAGTCTATTCATATTTGGGTTGGGAACAGGAATATTTTTTAGTAGATGAAGGATTATATGCCGCCCGTCCCGACCTATTGCTTACAGGACGTACGTTGATGGGACATGAAAGTTCTAAAAACCAACAACTGGAAGATCATTATTTCGGTGCGATTCCTACACGGGTTTCAGCTTTTATGCAGGAATTGGAAATAGAAAGTCTTAAGCTGGGTATTCCCGTTAAAACCCGGCATAATGAAGTCGCTCCCAATCAGTTCGAATTAGCGCCTATTTATGAAGAGTGTAATCTTGCCAATGATCATAATCAGGTGATCATGGAATTGATGCGCCGTATTGCCCGTCGTCATGGTTTCAGGGTGTTGCTGCATGAGAAACCGTTTAAAGGAGTGAACGGGTCGGGAAAACATAATAACTGGTCGTTGGGAACGGATACCGGTGTACAATTGTTGTCGCCGGGGAAAACACCGGAAGATAATCTACAGTTCGTGACTTTTCTGGTGAATGTTATTATGGCTGTATATAAACATAACGGTTTACTGAAAGCGAGTATTTCTTCTGCGACTAATGCTCATCGTTTGGGTGCAAATGAGGCTCCTCCCGCGATTATCTCTATCTTTTTAGGTTCTCAGATGTCTCAGGTACTTGATGAACTTGAAAATTGTAGCGATGATACCACCATTTCTTTTCATGGTAAAACCGGTGTAAACCTGAACATTCCTAAAATACCGGAATTATTAATGGACAATACTGATCGAAACCGTACATCACCTTTTGCGTTTACAGGAAACCGGTTCGAATTCAGAGCGGTTGGCTCTTCAGCTAATTGTGCTTCGGCGATGATTGTACTTAATGCGGCTGTCGCACACCAGTTGAAATTATTTAAGATCGAAGTCGATAAACTGATTGAAAGTGGAATACCTAAAGAAAAATCAATCCTTTCGGTACTGAAATCATATATTCGGGAAAGTCGTCCTATCCGTTTCGACGGAAATGGCTACAGTGATGCCTGGAAAGAAGAGGCCTGTCGCCGTGGTCTCGATTGTGAAACCAGTGTCCCGGTAATATTCGATGCTTACCTTCGTCCTTCTTCGATACGGATGTTTTCAGAAACGGGGGTTATGAATGCGGTGGAATTAGCTGCCCGTAACGAGGTAAAATGGGAGACTTATACGAAAAAAGTACAGATAGAGGCCCGTGTAATGGGTGATTTGGTACTTAACCATATTCTTCCGGTAGCTACTCGTTTTCAATCGATGTTGCTTGATACGGTATGTAAAATTAAAAATGTATTTCCTGAAGAAGAGGCCGCTGAGATATCGGCACGAGATATCGATATAATTCGTAAAATTGCATTTCATTCGACGGCTATTCAAGATAAGGTGGCTGCAATGGTAGATGCCCGGAAATTAGCTAATAAGATAGAAAACGAGCGGGAAAAAGCTGTCGCCTATCATGATACGGTTGTTCCCAAACTCGATGAGATACGTTATCATACCGATAAACTCGAGCTTATGATAGATAATCAGATGTGGCCTTTGCCTAAATATAGAGAATTATTATTTGTACGATAA
- a CDS encoding glycosyltransferase, giving the protein MDIYFILHPAEIILLGFSVVVLVIQLYYYLTFYQAPYRFYKTVEKGLVKYSEEQPPVSVIVYAKNDADNLSRFLPDFLSQQYPDFEVIVVNDGSTDETKDVLSDFEYRYPNLYQTYIPEEARSLSRKKLAVTLGIKAAKHEIVILTCANCKPKDKNWLAAMARNFIPGIDIVLGHAYIGNMSRYECFDRTMFTLRYLSFALRRKPYMGIGLNLAYRKSLFFANKGFSRYLNLHYGDDDLFINEIADSENTRVEISENSLIEVEYDLVHEAWKELKLRYDFTSKYLKSCYRSVFGFERITAYAFYLSVLALLIMGIYNLLFPLVGLVLFVIRYVFQWIIYNRSSKILGSRPSRLTLPFFDLVYTPVNIYYRLIGLFSRGKNYIWKRV; this is encoded by the coding sequence ATGGATATTTATTTTATACTACATCCGGCTGAAATAATTTTGTTAGGTTTTTCTGTTGTGGTGTTGGTAATTCAGTTGTATTATTACCTTACTTTTTACCAGGCTCCTTATCGTTTTTATAAGACAGTAGAAAAGGGACTGGTAAAATATAGCGAAGAGCAACCTCCTGTTTCGGTAATCGTTTATGCAAAAAATGATGCGGATAATTTGAGCCGTTTTCTTCCCGATTTTCTCTCTCAACAATATCCTGATTTCGAAGTTATCGTTGTAAACGACGGTTCTACTGATGAAACAAAAGATGTACTTTCTGATTTCGAATACCGTTATCCTAATCTTTATCAAACTTATATTCCCGAAGAAGCTCGTAGCCTGAGTCGTAAGAAACTGGCTGTTACCTTAGGAATAAAAGCGGCGAAACATGAGATTGTAATACTTACTTGTGCTAATTGTAAACCTAAGGATAAAAACTGGCTGGCGGCAATGGCCAGAAATTTTATTCCCGGTATAGATATTGTTTTGGGACATGCTTATATCGGAAATATGAGTCGATATGAGTGTTTCGATCGTACAATGTTTACGTTGAGATATCTTTCTTTTGCACTTCGTAGAAAACCATATATGGGAATAGGGCTGAACCTTGCTTATCGTAAGAGTCTGTTCTTCGCCAATAAAGGTTTTTCTCGGTATCTGAATTTACATTATGGAGACGACGACCTGTTTATTAATGAAATCGCCGATTCGGAAAATACTCGTGTAGAAATATCTGAGAACAGTCTTATAGAAGTCGAATATGACCTTGTTCATGAAGCTTGGAAAGAACTGAAATTGCGTTATGATTTTACTTCTAAATACCTGAAGAGTTGTTATCGTTCTGTTTTTGGTTTTGAGAGAATTACAGCTTACGCGTTTTATTTATCTGTATTGGCGTTATTAATAATGGGAATTTACAATTTGTTGTTCCCGTTGGTCGGTCTTGTATTATTTGTGATCCGTTATGTTTTTCAATGGATAATCTATAATCGTTCTTCTAAAATATTGGGAAGTCGTCCTTCACGATTGACACTTCCTTTTTTTGATTTGGTTTATACCCCCGTAAATATTTATTATCGGCTGATCGGATTATTCAGTAGAGGTAAAAATTATATCTGGAAACGGGTGTGA
- the asnA gene encoding aspartate--ammonia ligase: MALIIPKQYKLKLLPETTEQAIKTLKVCFQDKLSKALNLRRVTAPLFVLTGTGINDDLNGMERAVSFPIKCMGDRKAEVVHSLAKWKRMKLGAYGIAPGYGLYTDMNAIRADEDLDNLHSLYVDQWDWEQTILPENRTLSYLKEVVNNIYEQIKALEEMVYNDFPHITPVLPEKITFVHSEELLQQYPDLTPKEREAAAAKKYGAIFIIGIGNKLSNGEPHDGRAPDYDDWISHNSDGYTGLNGDIILWNQVLECPFELSSMGIRVDKESLLRQLDICGCPQRKNLEFHKALLDGSLPLSIGGGIGQSRLCMFLLQKAHIGEVQASIWPEEQIAECAKNNIILL, from the coding sequence ATGGCATTGATTATACCGAAACAGTATAAACTGAAATTACTACCCGAAACGACCGAGCAGGCTATAAAAACACTGAAGGTTTGTTTTCAGGATAAATTATCAAAAGCATTGAATCTGCGTCGGGTTACCGCACCGCTTTTCGTTCTTACAGGTACCGGAATTAACGACGATCTGAATGGTATGGAAAGGGCGGTGTCTTTTCCGATAAAATGTATGGGCGATCGCAAAGCCGAGGTTGTACATTCGTTAGCTAAATGGAAACGAATGAAACTCGGTGCATACGGTATTGCTCCCGGTTATGGTTTATATACCGATATGAATGCGATACGTGCCGATGAAGATTTGGATAACCTGCATTCACTTTATGTAGATCAGTGGGATTGGGAACAGACTATTTTGCCTGAAAACCGCACTTTGTCTTATCTCAAAGAGGTAGTAAATAATATTTATGAGCAGATAAAAGCTCTCGAGGAAATGGTATATAACGATTTCCCACATATTACCCCGGTTTTGCCAGAAAAAATTACTTTTGTCCATTCTGAGGAATTATTACAACAATATCCCGACCTTACTCCGAAGGAAAGGGAAGCTGCTGCTGCTAAAAAATATGGAGCTATTTTTATTATCGGCATCGGTAATAAGCTTTCTAACGGGGAACCTCATGATGGTCGCGCTCCCGATTATGACGACTGGATTTCTCATAATTCGGATGGTTATACAGGCCTGAACGGTGATATCATATTGTGGAATCAGGTACTCGAATGTCCGTTCGAGCTTTCTTCTATGGGGATACGGGTCGATAAAGAGTCGCTTTTGAGGCAACTCGATATCTGTGGTTGTCCCCAAAGGAAGAATCTTGAATTTCATAAAGCTCTCCTCGACGGGTCATTACCCCTTTCGATAGGGGGAGGGATCGGTCAGTCTCGGTTGTGTATGTTCCTTTTACAAAAAGCTCATATCGGTGAAGTACAAGCCAGTATTTGGCCTGAAGAACAAATAGCCGAGTGTGCCAAAAACAATATAATTTTATTATAA